From Providencia sp. R33, a single genomic window includes:
- a CDS encoding autotransporter outer membrane beta-barrel domain-containing protein, producing the protein MEIEEYQGQRDAYKNKVYDKLSTVGKLALTNPESLWRFNLEHRESLRNHGRNFGTSRDSYLRSRTQLDITKQFIKTPKTDLEIGARYRKESNDSPPETKVRSSSSLYALTPAGNYHFNDQWSFNFWLSYYYYSNYFNNNSHEAETEFGATYQHSDNLKAKLTFYYDKAWDRNFSTRFLQSQIRAYLPFTLKSNWHITPYIRYAIQEDTYDKHFYLVQKINNGFRLGTNIEYQATPSLTLWGGVAYEPSTWKNPKENGATSGNSNKQTLYIGKIGVKYLW; encoded by the coding sequence ATGGAAATAGAAGAATACCAAGGGCAGCGAGATGCATATAAAAATAAAGTCTATGATAAGCTAAGTACCGTGGGCAAATTAGCCCTAACAAATCCAGAGTCTCTATGGCGATTTAATTTAGAACACCGCGAATCACTGAGAAACCATGGGCGTAACTTCGGTACCTCCCGAGATTCTTACCTTCGTAGCCGTACCCAACTGGATATCACAAAACAATTTATTAAAACGCCGAAAACTGACCTCGAAATTGGTGCGCGGTATCGAAAAGAATCCAATGACTCTCCACCGGAAACAAAAGTTCGCTCTTCCAGTAGCTTATATGCGCTAACACCAGCGGGTAACTATCATTTTAATGATCAATGGTCCTTTAATTTTTGGCTTTCTTATTATTATTACAGCAATTATTTTAATAATAATAGCCATGAAGCAGAAACAGAATTTGGCGCCACCTATCAACATTCAGATAATTTAAAAGCAAAGCTGACGTTTTATTACGACAAAGCATGGGATAGAAATTTCAGTACTCGATTCCTACAATCACAAATTCGTGCTTATTTACCTTTTACCTTAAAGTCCAATTGGCATATCACGCCTTATATTCGCTACGCGATACAAGAAGATACCTATGATAAACATTTCTATCTTGTTCAAAAAATTAATAACGGTTTTCGTCTTGGGACAAATATCGAATACCAAGCGACTCCATCATTAACACTATGGGGGGGTGTCGCCTATGAACCTTCAACATGGAAAAACCCAAAAGAGAACGGTGCGACATCTGGCAATAGTAATAAGCAGACGCTTTATATTGGAAAAATTGGTGTAAAATATCTTTGGTAA
- a CDS encoding glycoside hydrolase family 3 protein, whose protein sequence is MKKLTLLTACLFSALSVADPITQAQLNELWKDKQKSADEIVNKMSEAEKIGQLFMLDFRYWNKDSNGEPAAFLAMNDEVAKVISQYHLGSVILFRENLIDTPQTIKLINQLQSSRSNLPLFIGTDQEGGYVTRLRVGTEMPGNMALGATRNPALAELTGMIHGYELASLGFNINFGPVVDVNNNQNNPVIGVRSYSDNKELVETLSTNYIKGIHKYNLLTSLKHFPGHGNVSSDSHVDLPIVNSDAKTWRSTELAPFKYALAHGSDAVMTAHIIVPALDDNKITTLTGKKVGIPATLSKPILHGILRDELKFEGLIVTDAMDMGAIADNFDINWAVETSLLAGSDIVLMPIKMWDTEAVTRLDNMYRYLEVQAAKNPELQKRIDESARRVILKKLQQQITAQPVDISVAEQIVASKSHKDLENMVSEQAITLIKNDNVLPYILKPQNRILVISDEKPRNTLIEKHLHDIAVETGVSIKSNEHVVKLNENTLSKSDAEQLIANQDLILLTTYNLKDTPTNAQLIIDAANKTKTPLVVISSRNPYDIAYLNGVKANIAIYGITGFDITNNNRNSLETNIRSGLRTLFADSHAQPLNPPKGLLPVNIKNPQGNKILFPYGYGETYHTAH, encoded by the coding sequence ATGAAAAAGCTTACCCTACTCACCGCTTGCCTTTTTAGCGCGTTATCCGTGGCTGACCCAATAACTCAAGCTCAGCTCAATGAGCTATGGAAAGACAAACAAAAATCTGCTGATGAAATCGTTAATAAGATGTCAGAAGCAGAAAAAATTGGTCAGTTATTTATGCTGGACTTTAGATATTGGAACAAGGACAGCAATGGAGAACCGGCTGCATTTCTTGCCATGAATGATGAAGTTGCTAAAGTTATTTCCCAATATCACCTCGGGTCTGTCATTCTATTTCGTGAAAACCTTATTGATACACCACAAACCATTAAATTAATCAATCAGTTGCAGTCATCACGTAGCAACTTACCTCTTTTCATCGGTACCGACCAAGAAGGCGGATATGTCACTCGCCTACGAGTTGGTACTGAGATGCCGGGGAACATGGCGCTGGGCGCAACTCGCAACCCAGCACTCGCCGAACTGACGGGAATGATCCATGGATATGAGCTCGCCAGCCTTGGGTTCAATATCAACTTTGGCCCTGTTGTCGATGTCAATAATAACCAAAATAATCCAGTGATCGGTGTTCGCTCATACTCTGACAACAAAGAGTTAGTTGAAACCTTATCCACTAACTACATCAAAGGGATCCATAAATATAACCTATTGACTTCGCTGAAACATTTCCCCGGTCATGGTAATGTTTCCTCTGATTCTCATGTTGATTTACCTATTGTAAACTCTGATGCCAAAACTTGGCGTTCTACCGAATTAGCGCCGTTTAAATATGCTCTTGCCCATGGTTCTGATGCGGTGATGACCGCGCACATTATTGTTCCTGCCCTCGATGATAATAAAATCACCACGCTAACAGGCAAAAAAGTCGGAATACCAGCAACATTATCAAAACCCATTTTACATGGCATCTTACGTGATGAACTCAAATTTGAGGGGCTGATAGTGACGGATGCGATGGACATGGGTGCCATTGCGGATAATTTCGATATTAATTGGGCAGTAGAAACCTCGCTGCTTGCGGGCTCCGATATTGTGCTAATGCCGATCAAAATGTGGGACACAGAAGCAGTCACACGTCTTGATAACATGTACCGTTATTTAGAGGTACAAGCTGCGAAAAATCCAGAGCTGCAAAAAAGAATTGATGAGTCAGCAAGGCGCGTTATTTTAAAAAAACTTCAGCAACAAATTACCGCACAGCCAGTTGATATCAGTGTAGCCGAGCAAATTGTTGCGTCTAAAAGTCATAAAGACCTTGAAAATATGGTTTCAGAGCAAGCTATCACATTGATCAAAAATGACAACGTACTGCCTTACATATTGAAACCCCAAAACCGTATTTTAGTCATTTCTGACGAAAAACCGCGTAATACGCTTATCGAAAAACACTTACATGATATCGCCGTTGAAACTGGCGTTAGCATAAAAAGTAATGAGCACGTTGTGAAGCTGAATGAAAATACACTGTCAAAAAGTGATGCCGAGCAACTCATTGCCAATCAAGATTTAATTTTACTCACAACCTATAATCTAAAAGATACCCCCACAAACGCCCAGCTCATCATTGACGCTGCAAATAAAACCAAGACACCGTTGGTCGTGATTTCCTCTCGTAACCCTTACGACATCGCGTATTTAAACGGCGTCAAAGCAAATATCGCGATTTACGGGATCACTGGGTTTGATATTACCAATAATAACCGTAACTCATTGGAAACCAACATTCGTAGTGGACTGCGTACCTTGTTTGCCGATAGCCACGCTCAGCCACTAAATCCACCTAAAGGTTTGTTACCCGTCAATATCAAAAATCCACAAGGGAACAAAATTCTCTTCCCTTATGGCTACGGTGAAACTTACCACACTGCACATTAA
- a CDS encoding OmpG family monomeric porin, with amino-acid sequence MKTSLNGLLLVTLSGLSVTVFAAEPATNDYWRISSNVYMELEKFEGHHNTSGRKVYDKTTMVGQLFLVNPESKWSFFLEHKESLRSYNHDFSTSKDSFIRNRTQIGATRKMYASDIGQFNLNVTYRKESNDSAPGTQARPSNTMFWLMPSGTYNITDKWAFNFWDAVYHYDNFHAPNSYEWESEHGLVYKINDSATAKVYMYTDWTWDKDFNKTWEQNQIRGYFPITLNQDWSVMPYFRYYLNEHNYDSNKRTTQKVKEGYRVGTQVFYNLTPKLTLWGGFAVEPSTWENEKNAGITSGSNNRQTFYLGQLGVKYQWQ; translated from the coding sequence ATGAAAACTTCACTGAATGGTTTACTTCTTGTTACGCTATCTGGACTAAGTGTCACCGTTTTCGCCGCAGAACCCGCCACAAATGATTACTGGCGCATATCATCTAACGTTTATATGGAATTAGAGAAATTTGAAGGGCACCATAACACCAGTGGTCGCAAAGTTTATGACAAAACAACCATGGTGGGGCAACTCTTTTTAGTTAATCCTGAATCAAAGTGGAGCTTCTTCCTTGAGCACAAGGAATCATTAAGAAGCTATAACCACGACTTTTCGACGTCTAAAGACTCATTTATTCGTAACCGTACACAAATTGGTGCTACTCGAAAAATGTATGCCAGTGATATTGGCCAATTCAATCTGAATGTCACTTATCGAAAAGAATCTAATGACTCAGCCCCAGGAACCCAAGCCCGACCATCCAATACCATGTTCTGGTTGATGCCGAGTGGTACTTACAATATTACAGATAAATGGGCCTTTAACTTCTGGGATGCGGTGTATCACTATGATAATTTTCACGCACCAAATAGCTACGAGTGGGAATCTGAGCACGGTTTAGTTTATAAAATCAATGATTCAGCGACAGCAAAAGTTTATATGTATACCGACTGGACATGGGATAAAGATTTCAACAAAACATGGGAACAAAACCAAATTCGTGGCTATTTCCCAATTACGCTTAATCAAGATTGGAGTGTCATGCCTTATTTTCGTTACTATTTAAACGAACATAACTATGACAGCAACAAACGTACGACTCAAAAAGTGAAAGAGGGTTATCGAGTTGGAACTCAAGTTTTCTATAACTTAACACCGAAACTGACCTTATGGGGAGGCTTTGCCGTTGAACCAAGTACATGGGAAAATGAAAAAAATGCAGGTATTACTTCCGGTAGCAATAACCGTCAAACCTTCTACCTGGGCCAATTAGGTGTTAAATACCAATGGCAGTAA